One Candidatus Desulfatibia profunda genomic region harbors:
- a CDS encoding (Fe-S)-binding protein — protein sequence METALISPAKATVLGIPTAIFSLLIPLVGAGIFAYIIAMRLKPLVLAAPDSRLDRLADRLLNMFKYAIGQYRHPRYLDAGIIHILLFAGFIILSLRSITLVLLGISEGYVLPGFGGSVGTVYGILKDCAGTWVLAVCLIAMVRRGVFKPERYAVPAKYGKEHTWEALLVLLLITGLVTCDMIFEGSQVAAQIQKGLQTGILIPGTGTWFAANVLSHSALGKLQSLHLGAYFLHELIFFFFLCFLPLGKHFHVITSLPNVFVMKLKKGAIKPVQWGVGDDQLDDLESFGVKKFEDFTWKHMLDFYACVDCGRCSDNCPANAVGRPLSPRFISIKCRNYAFKKYPLYGKAVNGRPLIGNVLAEDEIWSCTTCGACEEECPLLIEYIDKIVDVRRGMVDDGIVPQSLQKPLGALEKRGNPYGKIEKKRADWAKDLPEECKVKILDKNETADTLYFVDSITCYDDRIQKIGRATARVLSSLRIDFGILGPAERDSGHEVRRFGEEMLFQELRDRNTQEIINSGVQRIVTADPHAFNALKNDYNGLPPVEHICQVVARGIKGGKFRLKGEDTGKIHVYHDPCYLGRHNGLYDVPREVIDAIPNLKRVEMTKCRDRSFCCGGGGLMLFYEPVEETRMGRLRVEMAQKAGADVIVTACPFCMVNIEDAIKTSGLEGKMEAIDLVELIERYMLQNIR from the coding sequence ATGGAAACGGCGTTGATCTCTCCTGCCAAGGCAACGGTTCTGGGAATTCCTACGGCCATTTTTTCTTTATTGATTCCGCTGGTCGGAGCCGGGATTTTTGCTTACATCATTGCCATGCGGCTAAAACCCCTTGTTCTGGCTGCGCCGGATTCAAGGCTTGATCGTTTGGCGGATCGATTGTTGAACATGTTCAAATACGCGATCGGGCAGTACCGGCATCCCCGCTACCTGGATGCCGGCATCATTCATATTTTATTGTTTGCCGGTTTCATCATCCTGTCACTAAGATCAATTACGCTCGTGCTGCTTGGAATTTCAGAAGGTTATGTATTGCCGGGCTTTGGCGGGTCCGTTGGAACTGTTTACGGTATTCTCAAGGATTGTGCCGGAACCTGGGTCCTGGCCGTCTGTTTGATTGCCATGGTCCGCCGGGGGGTTTTTAAACCCGAGCGCTACGCGGTGCCGGCAAAGTACGGCAAGGAACATACCTGGGAAGCCCTATTGGTACTGTTGCTGATTACCGGTCTTGTTACCTGTGATATGATTTTTGAAGGCAGCCAGGTTGCGGCTCAGATTCAAAAAGGATTACAGACCGGTATTCTCATTCCAGGCACCGGAACCTGGTTTGCAGCCAATGTTTTGAGTCATTCAGCGCTTGGCAAGCTCCAGAGCCTGCATCTGGGGGCTTATTTTTTGCATGAGCTGATCTTTTTCTTTTTTTTGTGTTTTCTGCCGCTTGGCAAGCATTTTCATGTGATTACGTCGTTGCCGAATGTGTTTGTAATGAAACTGAAAAAAGGTGCCATAAAGCCGGTGCAATGGGGTGTTGGTGACGATCAGCTTGACGATCTCGAGTCCTTTGGGGTTAAAAAATTCGAAGATTTCACCTGGAAGCACATGCTCGATTTTTATGCTTGTGTCGATTGCGGACGCTGTTCGGATAATTGCCCGGCCAACGCCGTGGGACGTCCGCTCTCCCCCCGTTTTATTTCGATCAAGTGCCGGAACTATGCTTTCAAGAAATATCCGCTTTACGGCAAGGCCGTCAATGGCCGCCCGTTGATCGGTAATGTACTCGCAGAAGATGAGATTTGGTCGTGTACCACCTGCGGGGCCTGTGAGGAAGAATGTCCGCTCCTGATAGAATACATTGACAAGATTGTCGACGTCAGAAGAGGTATGGTAGATGACGGCATCGTGCCGCAGTCTTTGCAAAAACCGCTGGGAGCGCTTGAAAAACGCGGCAATCCTTACGGCAAGATCGAAAAAAAACGGGCCGACTGGGCCAAAGATTTGCCTGAAGAATGTAAGGTAAAGATACTGGACAAGAACGAAACCGCCGATACGCTTTATTTTGTTGACAGCATTACCTGCTATGATGACAGGATCCAAAAAATCGGCAGGGCTACAGCCCGTGTGCTTTCAAGTTTAAGGATCGATTTCGGCATTTTGGGACCGGCTGAAAGGGACAGCGGCCACGAGGTCAGACGCTTCGGCGAGGAGATGCTTTTTCAAGAATTAAGGGACCGAAACACCCAAGAGATCATCAACTCCGGTGTTCAACGTATTGTCACGGCAGATCCCCACGCTTTTAATGCCTTGAAGAATGACTATAACGGCCTGCCGCCGGTGGAGCACATCTGTCAGGTGGTGGCCAGAGGGATAAAGGGAGGGAAATTTCGTTTAAAGGGTGAAGATACCGGCAAGATCCATGTCTATCATGACCCCTGCTATCTGGGGCGGCATAACGGCCTTTATGATGTTCCCAGAGAGGTTATTGACGCCATTCCGAATTTAAAAAGGGTCGAAATGACCAAGTGCCGTGACCGCTCGTTTTGTTGTGGCGGCGGGGGACTGATGCTTTTTTATGAGCCGGTCGAGGAGACCCGCATGGGCAGACTTAGGGTGGAGATGGCCCAAAAGGCCGGCGCCGACGTGATCGTTACGGCCTGTCCGTTTTGCATGGTCAATATTGAGGATGCCATCAAGACCAGCGGCCTGGAAGGAAAAATGGAGGCCATCGATCTTGTTGAACTGATCGAGCGATACATGCTACAGAATATAAGATAA
- a CDS encoding electron transfer flavoprotein subunit beta/FixA family protein produces MEILVCVKRVPDASENEIEINRDGSDIERDDLVYSVNEWDNYAVEEAIRIRDNVGGSVTIVSVGDEDAEEVIRREMAMGADKGIRLSDDAFEGSDGRGIAAILKAEVEKGDYDLILTGAQADDGAGQVGGMLAAMLDRPYASLVNHLEIIDDKKIKVGREIAGGNQEMNEIDRPCVLSIQTGINEPRYVGIRGIRKVASVQIPIHGAGDLGIAPESVGAVGAKLKRLDYFVPESGEGAEILKGGTDEIIAKLIELLKAKGGIK; encoded by the coding sequence ATGGAAATTCTGGTATGTGTCAAGAGGGTTCCGGATGCGTCGGAAAATGAGATCGAGATTAACAGAGACGGTAGCGACATTGAACGGGACGACCTGGTCTACTCCGTTAACGAATGGGACAATTATGCCGTGGAGGAAGCCATTCGCATCCGTGACAACGTCGGCGGGTCCGTTACCATCGTTTCCGTAGGAGACGAGGATGCCGAAGAAGTCATACGAAGAGAGATGGCCATGGGTGCCGATAAAGGTATCCGGCTGTCGGACGATGCCTTTGAGGGCTCTGACGGCAGAGGCATCGCCGCTATTTTAAAAGCAGAAGTTGAGAAAGGCGATTACGATTTGATTCTGACCGGCGCTCAGGCCGATGACGGGGCCGGCCAGGTGGGGGGCATGCTGGCGGCGATGCTCGATCGGCCCTATGCTTCTTTGGTCAACCATCTTGAAATCATTGATGACAAAAAGATCAAGGTCGGGCGCGAGATCGCCGGCGGAAATCAGGAAATGAACGAGATCGATCGGCCCTGTGTCCTTTCGATCCAGACCGGCATCAATGAGCCGCGCTATGTGGGTATTCGCGGCATCAGAAAAGTCGCTTCGGTCCAGATCCCGATTCATGGCGCCGGTGATCTCGGGATCGCCCCTGAATCCGTGGGCGCTGTTGGCGCCAAGCTAAAACGTCTGGATTATTTTGTCCCTGAATCGGGAGAAGGCGCTGAGATCCTGAAAGGCGGTACCGACGAAATCATCGCCAAACTGATTGAACTTTTGAAGGCCAAAGGAGGGATTAAATAA
- a CDS encoding electron transfer flavoprotein subunit alpha/FixB family protein: protein MTPPVFAYILHKDGVTDDTALEMMAAAQKLNPEASIGAIVAGSGAELEAVCQDVAASYAQVWKINNEALAYINAEVLRGMLVRILPQGCIVLIPYEHFGMDLAPGLSIKLNVAYLPDAVGFEGVENGKLKAIREEYSGQVSTHVLCDVSKGAVITVRPGSFAPDESKGADGQVIDKTAEAMEGGLPGVGRRYLEVVAAEVGDVDITKSDILVSVGRGIEDQDNLEMVFDLAKAMGAEVSCSRPIVDAKWLEKARQVGTSGKTVKPKVYMALGISGSFQHIGGIKGSPFIVAVNKNSRAPIFQIADVGVVADILDFVPELTDKINEMKG from the coding sequence ATGACCCCACCGGTTTTTGCATATATACTTCACAAGGATGGTGTTACCGACGACACGGCCCTTGAGATGATGGCAGCGGCCCAAAAACTGAATCCTGAAGCCTCGATTGGTGCAATTGTAGCAGGTTCGGGAGCAGAGCTTGAGGCGGTCTGCCAAGACGTTGCCGCTTCGTATGCGCAAGTCTGGAAAATCAATAACGAGGCCCTGGCATATATCAATGCAGAGGTGTTGCGGGGCATGCTCGTGCGCATCCTGCCCCAAGGGTGTATCGTGCTCATTCCGTATGAACATTTTGGAATGGATCTGGCTCCCGGTCTTTCCATAAAACTTAATGTCGCCTATCTTCCGGATGCCGTCGGTTTCGAAGGTGTCGAGAACGGCAAGCTCAAAGCCATCCGCGAGGAGTATAGCGGTCAGGTCAGCACCCATGTGCTTTGTGATGTTTCCAAAGGGGCTGTGATAACCGTCCGTCCGGGATCGTTTGCGCCGGATGAAAGCAAAGGTGCTGACGGCCAGGTGATTGACAAAACCGCCGAAGCCATGGAAGGCGGCCTGCCGGGTGTCGGTCGCCGTTACCTGGAAGTTGTCGCGGCCGAGGTCGGCGACGTTGATATTACCAAGTCTGACATTCTGGTTTCGGTTGGGCGCGGGATCGAAGATCAGGATAACCTTGAGATGGTCTTTGACCTGGCCAAAGCCATGGGCGCTGAAGTATCCTGTTCCCGCCCGATCGTGGATGCCAAATGGTTGGAAAAGGCACGCCAGGTCGGAACGTCAGGCAAGACGGTAAAGCCGAAAGTCTATATGGCTCTGGGGATCAGCGGATCATTCCAGCATATCGGCGGGATCAAAGGTTCTCCGTTTATCGTAGCGGTCAACAAAAACTCCAGGGCTCCCATTTTTCAGATAGCGGACGTGGGGGTTGTGGCCGATATCCTCGATTTCGTCCCGGAACTGACCGATAAAATCAATGAAATGAAAGGATAA
- the hisF gene encoding imidazole glycerol phosphate synthase subunit HisF, translating into MITLLDYGAGNVRSVINAIESLGENVKVVSGIDDILSAEKLIFPGVGNFGSMMRILYQKKYVGALKDYLLADRPFLGICLGLHALFKKSAEAPDINGLGVLPGDVKRFDIDLAVPHIGWNGINIKKASRIFNGLRGDEKFYFVHSFHVVPQDDSAVLTTTNYGMEFVSSIQKGNITATQFHPEKSGEAGITLLKNFLKPGHEKKTPLHVSKTTRLAKRIVACLDVRSNDQGDLVVTKGDQYDVRENGAVRNLGKPVELAGRYYQEGADEITFLNITGFRDFPLEDMPMIDVLKQTSMNVFVPLTIGGGIRDYIDKDGRKYTALEVAAEYFRSGADKISIGSDAVLIAEEYLRTGLKTGRSSIERISAVYGAQAVVISIDPRRVYVASPDQVHHQVIKTEQKGPNGEAYCWYQCTIKGGREGRDLDAITLAQACETLGAGEILLNCIDRDGTKSGYDIELINSVKNAVTIPVIASSGAGCVEHFYEVFTKTEAESALGAGIFHRKEVAIAAVKHYLNGKVEIRL; encoded by the coding sequence ATGATAACACTATTGGATTACGGCGCCGGCAATGTTAGAAGCGTCATCAATGCAATTGAAAGTTTGGGGGAGAACGTAAAGGTTGTCTCTGGTATCGATGACATCCTGTCTGCAGAGAAGCTGATTTTTCCGGGAGTAGGCAATTTCGGGAGCATGATGCGGATCCTGTATCAAAAAAAATATGTCGGTGCCCTGAAAGATTACCTGCTCGCGGACAGACCGTTTCTGGGCATTTGCCTGGGTCTGCATGCATTGTTCAAAAAAAGTGCGGAAGCCCCTGATATAAACGGATTGGGTGTGCTGCCGGGGGATGTCAAACGGTTCGATATCGATCTTGCCGTCCCGCATATCGGCTGGAACGGCATTAACATCAAAAAGGCGTCTCGGATATTCAACGGGCTGCGAGGTGATGAAAAATTCTATTTTGTACATTCTTTTCACGTTGTCCCGCAGGACGACTCGGCTGTTTTAACAACAACCAATTACGGCATGGAATTTGTCAGCAGCATCCAAAAGGGGAATATCACGGCGACCCAATTCCATCCTGAAAAGAGCGGCGAGGCCGGGATAACGCTTTTAAAGAATTTTCTCAAGCCCGGCCATGAAAAAAAGACGCCTTTGCATGTTTCGAAAACAACCCGCCTGGCCAAAAGAATCGTTGCCTGCCTGGATGTCAGATCAAACGATCAGGGAGATCTTGTGGTTACCAAAGGGGATCAATATGATGTTAGGGAAAACGGGGCTGTCAGAAACCTCGGCAAACCGGTTGAACTCGCCGGGAGGTATTATCAAGAAGGCGCTGATGAGATTACCTTCCTCAATATTACAGGGTTCAGAGATTTTCCCTTAGAAGATATGCCGATGATTGACGTATTAAAACAAACTTCCATGAACGTTTTTGTTCCGCTGACCATAGGGGGAGGGATTAGAGATTATATTGATAAAGACGGCCGGAAATATACTGCTTTGGAAGTTGCGGCCGAATATTTCAGGTCGGGTGCCGACAAAATTTCCATCGGTAGTGATGCCGTCTTGATTGCCGAAGAGTATCTGCGAACCGGCCTAAAAACCGGCAGAAGCTCCATTGAGCGGATATCCGCAGTTTACGGCGCCCAGGCGGTGGTTATCTCCATCGATCCCAGAAGGGTCTATGTAGCGTCACCGGACCAGGTCCATCATCAGGTGATAAAAACAGAACAAAAAGGACCCAATGGTGAAGCATATTGTTGGTACCAGTGTACCATTAAGGGCGGCAGAGAGGGCCGAGACCTGGATGCCATCACGCTTGCCCAAGCCTGCGAAACGTTGGGCGCCGGCGAAATACTTTTAAATTGTATAGACAGGGATGGGACCAAATCCGGCTACGATATCGAATTAATCAATTCTGTTAAGAATGCCGTCACAATTCCTGTAATCGCATCAAGCGGTGCCGGCTGCGTTGAACATTTTTACGAAGTATTTACAAAAACCGAAGCGGAATCCGCGCTGGGCGCCGGCATATTCCACCGCAAGGAAGTTGCCATCGCCGCCGTAAAACATTATCTAAACGGCAAGGTTGAAATCCGGTTATAA
- a CDS encoding sigma-54-dependent Fis family transcriptional regulator gives MKSAKEKLLVVEDEEISRKNLEHILKKEGYDIIAVDSGVKALDLLNSQSFDLVITDLKMEHVDGMQVLRKTRELQPYTEVIMITGYATVDSSVQAMREGAYYYIAKPYKIDEVRKIAQEALLKRRLQVENLALRETLSQHQQIPFIVGKSEAMVNVQKTIRQIAPADINVLILGESGTGKELVARAIHNLSPRSDKRFIAFNCGSFTEELMANELFGHEKDAFTGATKAKAGLIKVADGGTVFLDEIGDMPLSMQIKLLRVIQEKEVLPVGGESPVPVDVRFIAATHRDLKEDVEKGHFRQDLYYRLNVITIHSPPLTDRGGDIPLLALHFLAQKSQAMKKEIHDIDRECMELLCQYGWPGNVRELENVIERAVALENGPCIRVDDLPEYIRNLSIETYRQRSCEVPTLEEQEKNYIKWVLTKCDGNKTKAAKIMDIDRVSLWRKMKRYGLEPQEP, from the coding sequence TTGAAATCTGCTAAAGAAAAATTGCTTGTTGTGGAAGACGAGGAAATTTCCCGCAAAAATCTGGAACATATCCTGAAAAAAGAAGGATATGACATCATTGCGGTGGACAGCGGGGTAAAGGCCCTTGATCTGCTGAACTCACAAAGTTTCGACCTGGTCATCACGGATCTTAAAATGGAGCACGTGGATGGGATGCAGGTCTTACGGAAAACCAGGGAACTTCAACCGTACACCGAGGTGATCATGATCACCGGATATGCCACCGTGGATTCATCCGTACAGGCCATGCGGGAAGGCGCCTATTACTATATTGCCAAACCTTACAAAATCGACGAGGTCCGCAAAATTGCCCAGGAAGCGCTTTTAAAGCGCAGGCTCCAGGTGGAAAATCTGGCACTCAGAGAAACACTCTCACAGCACCAGCAGATCCCTTTTATCGTCGGCAAAAGCGAGGCGATGGTGAACGTCCAGAAAACCATCCGCCAGATCGCGCCTGCGGACATCAACGTTTTGATACTGGGTGAAAGCGGAACCGGCAAGGAACTGGTGGCCCGGGCGATCCATAACTTAAGCCCCCGTTCCGATAAACGGTTTATCGCCTTTAATTGCGGCTCTTTTACCGAAGAACTCATGGCCAATGAGCTTTTCGGGCATGAAAAGGATGCATTTACCGGCGCCACCAAAGCCAAAGCCGGCCTGATCAAAGTGGCCGACGGCGGCACCGTTTTTTTGGATGAAATCGGTGATATGCCCTTGAGCATGCAGATCAAACTGCTGCGCGTCATTCAGGAAAAGGAGGTTTTGCCGGTTGGCGGAGAGAGTCCGGTTCCTGTGGATGTCCGCTTTATCGCTGCCACGCATCGCGATCTCAAGGAGGATGTGGAAAAAGGGCATTTTCGCCAGGATCTGTATTACCGCCTCAATGTGATCACCATTCATTCGCCGCCCTTAACGGATCGGGGGGGAGATATTCCGTTGCTGGCCCTTCATTTTCTGGCCCAGAAAAGCCAGGCCATGAAGAAGGAAATTCACGATATTGACAGGGAATGTATGGAGTTACTGTGTCAATATGGCTGGCCCGGCAATGTCAGGGAACTGGAAAACGTCATCGAGAGAGCTGTGGCGCTGGAGAACGGTCCCTGCATCCGCGTGGATGATCTTCCGGAATATATCCGTAATCTGTCTATTGAGACATACCGTCAGCGTTCTTGCGAGGTTCCCACCCTGGAGGAGCAAGAGAAAAATTACATCAAATGGGTACTCACCAAGTGCGATGGAAACAAGACCAAGGCGGCAAAAATTATGGACATCGACCGGGTTTCGCTCTGGCGGAAAATGAAGCGATATGGGCTCGAGCCGCAAGAACCTTAG
- a CDS encoding HAMP domain-containing protein, producing MKISIRQKIFLAFAIFIGISGLIWLRSYHSQYVLHQKLQIIERKNNLFNTILEARRYEKNFFLTLDKENIDQALVYINTAEDILLNITSEYGKFTLTKNLPERLTELRAYKKSLSELLQLHQNGTLLIPPAKISLIQLQGRKLTTELENILAKEGQVTRDLTAKSKTIHLIALVPIVILSGLVALFLIFNVNRPLKMIEDAIAKIATGDFKNIPEIATGDEFESLVISLNNMIKELNKRSEELIQAKKLASLGRLTSGVAHELNNPLNNISTSVQILLEEFGQGDPEYQKELLIGAEKQVDRARNIVKALLEFSRERTLKVKTVNFIDLVDEAVKSIKRELPANVKLELDVPADIQANLDPDRIQRVLINLILNALQAVGDEGTLKITASKEENQQEFSFEVQDTGCGIAKENITRIFDPFFSTKDVGKGSGLGLSIVYGIIEQHGGWIKVTSEEGEGATFTVFLPTGGQSSNIL from the coding sequence ATGAAGATCAGTATCAGGCAAAAGATTTTTTTAGCATTCGCGATTTTTATAGGGATCAGCGGACTCATATGGCTGCGGAGTTATCACAGCCAGTACGTTCTTCATCAAAAACTCCAAATCATAGAAAGGAAAAACAATCTTTTTAACACCATCCTGGAGGCCCGCCGCTATGAAAAGAACTTTTTTTTAACATTGGACAAAGAGAATATCGACCAGGCCCTTGTTTATATTAATACAGCCGAAGATATCTTATTAAACATCACTTCAGAATACGGAAAATTTACCCTGACCAAAAATCTCCCTGAGCGGCTGACCGAGCTGAGGGCATATAAAAAATCGCTTTCAGAACTTTTGCAATTGCATCAAAACGGCACGTTATTGATCCCCCCGGCAAAAATTTCTCTAATTCAGTTGCAGGGGCGCAAGCTTACAACCGAACTGGAGAATATTTTAGCAAAAGAAGGTCAAGTTACTCGAGATCTTACAGCCAAATCCAAAACGATTCATCTTATCGCCCTGGTGCCCATCGTTATTCTCTCCGGTCTGGTGGCTCTTTTTTTAATTTTCAACGTCAATCGCCCCTTAAAAATGATTGAGGATGCCATTGCCAAAATAGCCACGGGTGATTTTAAGAACATACCCGAAATAGCCACGGGCGACGAATTCGAATCTCTGGTCATCAGCCTGAACAATATGATCAAGGAACTGAATAAACGGAGCGAAGAACTCATTCAGGCCAAAAAACTGGCTTCTTTAGGGAGATTAACCTCCGGAGTGGCCCATGAATTGAACAACCCGCTCAATAATATTTCCACGTCCGTCCAAATCCTGCTGGAAGAATTTGGGCAAGGTGATCCAGAATATCAAAAGGAGCTCTTGATTGGTGCCGAAAAACAGGTGGATCGCGCCAGGAATATTGTCAAAGCGCTGCTGGAATTTTCCCGGGAACGGACTCTCAAGGTGAAAACGGTCAATTTTATTGACCTGGTCGATGAAGCCGTTAAATCGATCAAAAGGGAATTACCGGCAAATGTCAAACTTGAATTGGATGTACCGGCGGATATTCAGGCGAATCTTGATCCTGATCGGATTCAACGGGTTCTGATCAATCTCATCCTGAATGCGCTCCAGGCGGTGGGAGATGAGGGGACCCTGAAAATTACAGCTTCAAAGGAAGAGAATCAACAAGAGTTTTCTTTTGAGGTTCAGGATACCGGCTGCGGTATTGCCAAAGAAAATATTACACGGATATTCGACCCCTTTTTTTCCACAAAAGATGTCGGCAAAGGCTCGGGATTGGGGCTTTCGATTGTATACGGCATTATTGAACAACACGGCGGCTGGATAAAAGTCACCAGTGAGGAAGGAGAAGGTGCTACGTTTACGGTTTTTTTGCCTACCGGTGGTCAATCGTCAAATATACTTTAA
- a CDS encoding SLC13 family permease, protein MTSQMIMTMIVLSFAVFLFISEWVRVDVVGIMMMVLLPLVGLVTPKEAFVGLSSNAVCSIIAVIIIGAGLDKTGVMNKVASPIIKLAGNSEKKVITLISGTVGIISSMMQNIGAAALFLPAAQRISKRMGMPVSRVLMPMGFCAIIGGTITLVGASPTILLNDLLVLGGKKLEPFGLFTQTPIGVCLLSSAILYFTFFGKYILPAAGGEADKGVTAMLMEEYQGLENIFELHVPDTFATPKTLADLDIRAKFLVTVVAINFSAKKQKNFVPRSTDKISAGDDLAVVGKTGRVHKLAEEYGWQVKPALEGFADSLAMTNAGMAETVVSPRSELIGKTISEANFKELYGVNPVALFTGNKIFYSGLTHIRLKMGDTLLLHGPWEKFHILRNKPQPRALSFATALEGEILRPEKAKLAIAWLAVSLLQILIFKVQLSVALMSGALGMIITGVLTIDEAYYSVDWMTVFLLAGLIPLGMAFEKTGTAAFIAKTILGFLGQPSPIVLLAAVGILTSFFTLVISNVGATVLLVPLCMNMAVMAGGDPRMAALVVGLSASNTFVLPTHQVNALVMRPGGYRTVDYAKAGAFMTVLFLTVELTILYFFYGIQ, encoded by the coding sequence ATGACATCTCAGATGATTATGACCATGATCGTGCTTAGTTTTGCGGTTTTTCTTTTTATTTCCGAATGGGTACGGGTTGATGTGGTGGGAATCATGATGATGGTTTTACTGCCGCTGGTCGGGCTGGTAACTCCGAAAGAAGCGTTTGTGGGCTTGAGCAGTAATGCCGTCTGTTCCATCATTGCCGTTATTATCATCGGCGCCGGATTGGACAAGACCGGCGTAATGAACAAGGTGGCCAGTCCCATCATCAAGCTGGCCGGAAACAGTGAAAAGAAAGTGATTACACTTATATCCGGCACCGTCGGAATAATCTCCAGCATGATGCAGAACATCGGGGCGGCGGCGCTGTTTCTTCCGGCGGCCCAGCGCATTTCCAAAAGAATGGGGATGCCGGTTTCCCGGGTTCTCATGCCCATGGGATTCTGTGCCATTATCGGAGGAACCATCACCCTGGTGGGTGCCAGTCCGACCATTCTGCTGAATGATTTATTGGTTTTGGGCGGAAAAAAATTAGAGCCCTTCGGTCTTTTTACCCAGACGCCGATCGGAGTCTGCCTGCTTTCCAGCGCAATCTTGTATTTTACTTTTTTCGGCAAATACATCCTGCCGGCCGCCGGGGGCGAAGCCGATAAAGGCGTCACGGCCATGCTGATGGAGGAATATCAAGGGCTTGAAAATATTTTCGAGCTGCATGTTCCCGATACCTTTGCCACGCCTAAAACCCTGGCAGATCTGGACATCAGAGCAAAATTCCTGGTGACGGTGGTCGCCATTAATTTTTCAGCCAAAAAACAGAAAAATTTCGTGCCGCGCAGTACCGATAAAATTTCAGCCGGCGATGACCTTGCCGTGGTCGGTAAAACCGGAAGGGTTCACAAACTGGCCGAAGAATACGGCTGGCAGGTCAAGCCCGCTCTGGAAGGATTTGCCGATAGCCTGGCCATGACCAACGCCGGCATGGCGGAAACGGTTGTTTCGCCGAGGTCTGAATTGATCGGCAAAACCATTAGCGAAGCTAATTTTAAGGAGCTTTACGGCGTAAATCCGGTAGCGCTGTTCACCGGCAACAAGATTTTTTACAGCGGACTTACCCATATCCGGCTGAAAATGGGCGACACCCTGCTGCTTCACGGTCCCTGGGAAAAGTTCCATATTTTAAGAAACAAGCCGCAACCGCGGGCATTATCCTTTGCCACGGCCCTGGAAGGTGAAATCTTGCGCCCCGAAAAAGCCAAGCTGGCCATAGCCTGGCTGGCGGTATCATTGTTGCAGATTTTAATTTTCAAGGTTCAGCTTTCGGTGGCACTGATGTCGGGGGCCCTGGGGATGATCATCACCGGGGTGCTTACCATTGATGAGGCCTACTACTCCGTGGACTGGATGACCGTGTTCCTGCTGGCCGGTCTGATTCCCCTGGGAATGGCCTTTGAAAAAACCGGAACGGCGGCTTTTATTGCCAAAACGATCTTGGGCTTCCTGGGCCAGCCTTCTCCGATTGTGCTGCTGGCCGCGGTCGGCATCCTGACTTCCTTTTTCACCCTGGTGATTTCCAATGTCGGTGCCACGGTTCTTTTGGTTCCTCTGTGCATGAACATGGCGGTCATGGCCGGCGGAGATCCCCGTATGGCCGCTCTGGTCGTGGGATTGTCGGCCTCCAATACGTTCGTGCTGCCGACGCACCAGGTCAATGCCCTGGTCATGCGACCGGGCGGCTATCGCACGGTGGATTACGCCAAAGCAGGCGCTTTTATGACCGTCCTCTTTTTAACGGTGGAGCTTACCATTCTCTATTTCTTCTATGGAATCCAATAA
- a CDS encoding universal stress protein translates to MKKVLLAVDGITPDQKAFRYAIELCNRIKAELNVFQIIDPRNYGEYLKKMRKGAGHARRYLESSLVAATFAEAGEHETAAEIMSEALKNIKQLLPESEKEGVPCHFTITSGAPDTEIINYVNAHRDVVLTIYDSPGKGRRQKGLAVKETPMFRKIKQSLFIPLVVMCG, encoded by the coding sequence ATGAAAAAAGTATTATTGGCCGTAGACGGTATTACCCCTGATCAGAAGGCATTTCGTTACGCCATAGAGCTTTGCAACCGCATTAAGGCGGAGTTGAATGTGTTTCAAATTATCGACCCCCGCAATTACGGCGAATATCTGAAAAAGATGCGAAAAGGCGCCGGCCATGCCAGAAGATACCTTGAAAGCTCTTTGGTGGCCGCAACTTTTGCCGAAGCAGGGGAACATGAGACCGCCGCCGAAATCATGTCCGAAGCCTTGAAGAATATCAAGCAGCTTTTACCGGAATCGGAAAAAGAAGGTGTTCCCTGTCACTTCACCATAACGTCGGGGGCTCCTGATACAGAGATTATTAATTATGTCAATGCGCATCGGGATGTCGTGCTTACCATCTACGATTCCCCTGGAAAGGGTCGCCGCCAGAAGGGCCTTGCGGTAAAAGAAACGCCCATGTTCCGAAAAATAAAACAGTCATTGTTCATTCCGCTGGTGGTGATGTGCGGCTAA